Sequence from the Amycolatopsis sp. NBC_00345 genome:
GAGCAGGTTGATGGTCATGCCGGCCCCGTAGAGCACGGCGACCAGATTGATGAGCGTGCCCCAGCGGCCGAGCTTGAAGTACGGGCCGTGCCCGGGCCGTGGCCACTGGCCCCGCAGCCGGCGCAGCAGCATCGGGGCGGTCACCATCAGGTAAGGGATGTAGAACAGGATGATCGCGGTCGAGGTGAGCACGAAGAACGCGCGCTGGTTGCCGAGGTTGATCAGCAGCACCACCACGGTCAGCCCGCCGGTGATCAGCGCCGGCACCACCGGCGTCTTCGACCGCTTGGACACCTTCGAGAGCGACTTGCTGAACGGCAGGCGGCCGTCGCGGGCCATCGCGAACGTCATCCGGATCGCCGCGGTCTGCACGGCCAGGCAGCACACGGTGATCGCGATCGCCGAGCAGATCAGGAACGCGTCGCCGAGCCCGGTGCCCAGCGTGCTCTTGAGCAGGTACGGCATGCCGGAGGTGCTCAGCTCACTGGCGTTCAGGTCGCCGACCGCCATCATGCCGACGAGCATCATCAGCCCGCCGACCAGGAACGCCGCGGTGATCGCGCGGAGGATGGCGCGCGGCGCGTGCCGGCGCGGCTGCGTGGTCTCCTCGGCGAGCGAGCCCGCCGTGTCGAAGCCGTAGAACACGTACGCGCTCATCAGCGACGCCACCAGGAACGCGCCGAGGTAGCCGAGCGGCTGGCCGGCTCCGGTGCCGTGGGTGTCGAAGACCAGCCCCGGCCCGCGCTTGATGTGCACGGCCAGCGCGATGATCAGCAGCACGCTCGCGATCAGCTCCACGGCCACGCCGAAGTTGTTGATCTTCGCCATCAGCTTGACGCCGATGATGTTCACGATGGTCGCGAACACCACCAGCACGAGCGCGAGGATGATCGCGTTCTGCGCGCCGCCGGGGGTGGAGGTGAGCCCGGCGTCGGCGTCGCTGCCGACGATCTGGAACGCCGTGGACACCTGCGGCAGGATGATCTGGTACGCCACCGCGACGGCCGCGGCGGTCACGATCGCGCCGATGATCATGATCCAGCCGGCCAGCCACGACGTCACGGGTTTCGCGATCTGCTTGGCCCACTGGTAGACCGAGCCGGCGAGCGGGAACTGCCCGGCCAGCTCGGCGAAGCACAGCGCCACGGCCAGCTGGCCGACGAACACCAGCGGCCAGGTCCAGATGAAGGCCGGGCCGCCGGAGCCGAAGCCGAAGAAGAACAGCTGGAACACGCCGGTCATGATCGAGATGTAGCTGAACCCGGCGGCGAAGCTGGAGAAGGAGCCGAGGGAGCGTTCGAGTTCCTGGCGGTAGCCGAACTTCGCGAGCTCGGAGCTGTCGGACCCGTCGCTCCCGGCGGACCCCCCGCCCGTCGGCTTGGATCGTGTGGTCATCGTTTGTCCTTGGGTGGGGTGTGGGGAGAACCGGGGTGGGGGTTGGGGAGCTGGATCAGCCGGCGAACCAGCGTTGCGGGGCGGGCTCGATGTTGTGGTAGATGTGCTTGGCCTCGCGGTACTCGTCCAGCCCCGAAGGGCCGAGCTCACGCCCGATGCCGGACTTGCCGAAACCTCCCCACTCGGCCTGGGGCAGGTACGGGTGGTAGTCGTTGATCCACACGGTGCCGTGGCGCAGCGCCCCGGCGACGCGCTGGGCGCGGCCGGCGTCCGAGGTCCAGACGGCGCCCGCGAGGCCGTAGTCCGTGTCGTTGGCCAGCTCGACCGCTTCGGCTTCGGTGGCGAACCGCTCGACCGTGACCACCGGCCCGAACACCTCCTCCCGCACCACCGCCATGTCCCGCGTGCAGCCGGAGAACACGGTGGGGCGCAAGAAGAATCCGTGACGGAGGTGCTCGTCGGCGGGCCGGGCGCCGCCCGCTCGCAGCGTCGCGCCGGCCTTGATCGCGCCGGCGATGTAACCCTCGACTTTCGCGCGGTGCGCCGCCGACACGAGCGGGCCGGCCTCGGTGTCCGGGTCGAGACCGTTGCCCAGCCGGATCCGGTCGGCCCGCGCGGCCAGCTCGTCGACGAACCGGTCGTGCACGCCGTCCTGGACGATCAGCCGCGCGCCGGCCGAGCAGACCTGTCCGGAGTGGACGAACGCGGCGGCGAGGGCGTAGTCGAGCGCGGTGTCGAAATCGGCGTCGTCGAAGACCACGTTGGGGTTCTTGCCGCCCAGCTCCAGCGCCACCCGGCGGACCCCGCGCGCGGCGGCGGCCATGATCTTCTCCCCGGTGGCCAGCCCGCCGGTGAACGACACCAGGTCCACACCCGGGTGCTCGACCAGCGCGGCGCCCACCGGGCCGGGCCCGAGCAGCAGGTTCACCACGCCCGCGGGCGCGCCGGCCTCCTCGGTCAGCGCGACCAGCGAGACGGTGGTCAGCGGGGTGACCTCGCTGGGCTTGAGCACCACGGTGTTGCCCGCGGCCAGCGCCGGCGCGACCTTCCAGGCCATCTGCAGCAGCGGGTAGTTCCACGGCGCGATCAGCGCGCAGACGCCCACCGGCTCGTGCACGATCCGGCTGATCGCCTTCGGGTTCCCGGTGTCCACCACACGCCCGGCGTCGGCGGCGGCGAGGCTCGCGTAATAACGGAAGACGGCGGTGACGTCGTCCACGTCGATGCGCCCCTCGGCCAGCGTCTTGCCGGTGTCGAGGCTTTCGGTGCGGGCGAGGTCTTCGCGGTCTCGCTGCAGCAGGGCGGCGATGCGGGTCAGCAGGTCGGCCCGTTCACCCGTCGTGGTCGTCCGCCAGGGCCCGCTGTCGAAGGCACGGCGGGCGGCGGTGACCGCGGCGCCGACCTCGGCCGGCCCGGCGACGGCCACGGTTCGCAGCACTTCGCCGGTCGCAGGGTTGAGTACTTCGGCACGCGCCCCCTCGGACGCTTCGGTCCAGATCCCGTCGATGTGGAGGTCCTTCATCAGGCCTTCCCGTGCTCGCGGAGCCGGTTGCCCCGATTGCGGACGTGACGCGGGGCACTTCGAGTGCGTACATTTGTACGCGAAGCATGTACACATGTCCACAACGAGTTCTCTGGGTTTTCCTGGGCGTAACTCGGTGCGGCCGGTGAGCGAAGGAGCTGCGGGGCGATGGCGACGAGGGAGTCGGCCGGGCGCCGGCTGCGGGGTCCGAACGACCCGGAGCGGCGCGCGCGGATCGCGAAGGCGGCCATCCAGGTGGTCGCGGAGCGGGGCATCGACGGGCTGACCCACCGCGCCGTCGCGGCCGCGGCCGACGTGCCGCTCGGCTCGACCACCTACCACTTCGCGACGCTCGACGACCTGCTCGAGGTCGCGTTGCACGAGGCGGCCGAGAACAACGTGCGCGAGCTGCGGGAGTGGGAGCAGGCGCTGGCGCCGGACGCCGATTTCGCGACGGCGCTGGCCGAGCTGGTGATGGGCTACATCCACGAGCTGTACCCGCACACCGTCGTCGAGTACGACCTTTACGTCGCGGCCCTGCACCGGCCACGGCTGCGCCCGGCGAGCGCGGCGTGGGACGACGCCCTGATCGAGCTGTTCCGCTCCCGCACCGACCCGCTCACCGGACGGCTGCTCGCCGGGCTCTTCTGCGGCCTGCTCATGCAGGCGGCGCTGGCCGAGCCCCAGCCGGACCACGCCGAGATCGAGGCGCTCTTCCGCCGGGCCATCGAGGGGCCCGCCGCCTGACGGGCGACTTTGCCCGATTGGCCCTGCTGCCGGATCGGGCCCACTGTCGGATCCGGCCGACCGCCTGACCGCGCCACTGCCGGATCAGGCTCGCCGCCGGTCGGCCCTGCGCCCTGCTCCGCTCCGCCGTCCGAGTGGCCCGCCGCTCGCCCGCGTCGTCACGGCGCGGGCGGTAGCACCGCGTTCACCTGCCGGAAACCGTGATCGCGCAACAGGTTCCCCTACCGGCCGGTAATCGGGTGACGCGTAAATCCGTTCTTGACACCTGCCCCGGCGCGCCCGCACTCTGTTCCGTAGAGAGCAACCCGTCGCGTAATGCGCAACTACTTCGCTCTTGATCCCCCATATTCTTCGCGGAGAGGAGTGGAGTCTGTGCCGCAGCAGGTTCGCGGTGTGGTCGCGCTGAAGCGCGGGGCACCGGTGGAAGTCGTGGACATCGTGGTCCCGGACCCCGGCCCGGGCGAGGCGGTGGTCCGGGTCCAGGCGTGCGGGGTGTGCCACACCGACCTGCACTACCGGGAAGGCGGCATCACCGACGAGTTCCCGTTCCTGCTCGGCCACGAGGCCGCCGGGATCGTGGAGGCCGTCGGCGCGGGTGTCACCGACGTGGCGCCGGGCGATTTCGTGGTGCTGAACTGGCGCGCGGTCTGCGGCGTCTGCCGGGCCTGCCGCCGCGGCCGGCCCTGGTACTGCTTCGACACGCACAACGCGGCCCAGCCGATGACGCTCGCCGACGGCACGCCGCTCGCACCCGCGCTCGGCATCGGCGCGTTCGCGGAGAAGACGCTGGTCGCCGCCGGCCAGTGCACGAAAGTCGCGCCCGGCGTCCGGCCCGAGGTGGCCGGGCTGCTCGGCTGCGGCGTGATGGCGGGGATCGGCGCGGCGATCAACACCGGCGGCGTCGGCCGTGGCGACTCGGTGGCCGTGTTCGGCTGCGGGGGAGTGGGCGGCGCGGCGATCGCCGGGGCGGCGCTGGCGGGCGCGACCGAGGTGATCGCGGTGGACGTCGACGAAACGAAGCTCGCGCTGGCCCGCCGGCTCGGCGCCACCCGGGTCGTCAACGCCCGCGAGGCCGACCCGGTCGAGGCGATCCGCGAGCTGACCGGCGGGCACGGCGCGGACGTGGTGATCGACGCGGTCGGCCGGCCCGAGACATTCCAGCAGGCCTTCTACGCGCGTGACCTGGCCGGCACCGTGGTGCTGGTCGGCGTGCCGACTCCGGAGATGCGGCTGGAACTGCCGCTGATCGACGTCTTCTCGCGCGGCGGGGCGGTGAAGTCCTCGTGGTACGGCGACTGCCTGCCCGCGCGCGACTTCCCGATGCTGCTCGACCTGCACCGCCGGGGCCGTCTCCCGCTGGACGAGTTCGTCAGCGAGACCATCGAACTGGACGGCGTGGAGCGCGCGTTCGACACCATGCGCAGCGGCCGCGTGCTGCGTTCCGTGGTCACGCTCCCCTGAATGCCACCCCACCCAGAAAGGAGCACCGCCGGTGACCACCACCGACCTGCCGCAGAGCCTGCTGCCCACGTTGTCCGGCCGGTACTACACGGACCCGGCGATCTTCGCGCGGGAGCAGGAAAAGATCTTCGAGACCGACTGGTTCTGCGCCGTGCGTTGCGCCGACCTGGCCGCGCCCGGCGCGTTCGAGACCGTCCAAATCGGACGCGAGAGCGTGATCGTCGCGCGGGCGCGGGACGGGAAGCTGGGCGCCTTCCTCAACGTCTGCCGGCACCGCGGCGCCCGGCTGTGCACCGAGGAGACGGGCCAGGTAAAGCGGGCGTTCCAGTGCATGTACCACGCCTGGACCTATGGGCTCGACGGCAAGCTGATCGCCGCGCCGAACCTCACCGGCATGCCCGACGTCGACCGCACCGAGTACGGCCTGACCAGGGTGCACCTGCGGGAGTGGCTCGGTTACGCCTGGGTCAGCCTGGCCGAAGAGCCGCCGTCCTTCGAGGGCACCGTGATGGCCGACGTCGCCGACCGGCTCGGGGGCCTGCAGGAGCTCGACGCCTACGGGATCGGGGACCTGGCGCTGGGCAAGCGCATCGAGTACGACGTGAAGGCGAACTGGAAACAGATCATCGAGAACTTCATGGAGTGCTACCACTGCGCCACGATCCACCCGGAGCTGACGGAGGTGCTGCCGGAGTTCGCCGACGGTTACGCCGCGCAGTACTTCGTGGGCCACGGCGCGGAGTTCGGCGAGGAGGTCGCGGGGTTCACCGTGGACGGCAGTGAGGGCGTCGAGCGGCTGCCCGGAGTGGGGGAGCACCAGGACCGCAAGTACTACGCGATCACCGTCCGGCCGCAGGTGTTCGTGAACCTGGTGCCGGACCACGTGATCCTGCACCGGATGTTCCCGCTCGCCCCGGACCGCACGATCGTCCGCTGCGACTGGCTGTACCTGCCCGGGGTGGTGGAGTCCGGAGTGGACCTGACGCGGTCGGTCGAGCTGTTCCACCGCGTGAACCAGCAGGACTTCGAGGCGTGCGAACGCTGCCAGCTCGCGATGGACTCCCGCTCGTACGCCCGCGGCGGCGTGCTGGTGCCCAGCGAGCACCACATCGGCTTGTTCCACGACTGGGTCCGCGCGCGGACCGAAGGCTAGATCAGCGCGCGGATCGCCTGCTCGAAGCCGGTCACGTGGTCGAGCGTCAGCTTCGCGGCCTTCTTCGCGTCGCCGTCGATGATGGCGGTGAGCAGCGGGGCGTGCTCGTTCACGTGGCCGGCCATCCCGCGCAGGCGCGGGAGGAAAACGCACCAGATGCGGGTGGCGAGGTTGTCGTAGTGGATCAGCGTGTCCTCGAGGAACGGGTTGTGCACACAGGCGTACACGGCCCGGTGCAGCTCGAGGTCGATCCGCAACAGGTCGGTGTTCTCAGCGGGCTGTCCGGTGTCGAGCCGTTCGCGCAACGCGGTGAGCCGTTCGCGGTCCGCTTCGGTCGCGCGCTCGGCCGCCGCCGCGGTGGCGGCCGGCTCCAGCGTGCGGCGGACCTCGGAGATGTGCGCGAGGTCGGAGATGTTGACGTCGGTGGCGAACGTGCCCCGGCGCGGGTAGGCGACGACCAGCCGCTCGGCCTCCAGGCGTTTGAGCGCCTCGCGGATCGGCGTGCGGCCCATGCCGAGCGCACCGCCCAGCCACTCCTCGTTGATCGGGTCGCCCGGCTTGATGTCGAGCATGACGAGGCGGTCGCGGACGAACAGGTACGCCTGCTCGGCCAGCGACGGCCCGGTGACCGGCATCGGCTGGACGGGCGGCTGAGTGTTGACCTGGGTGCTCACCCCGCCTACCCTACCGTGAAGATTGATATATCAGTAGTCGACCAGAAGTTCTTTGGGGAAGCACAGCCGTGGGGAAGCCAAGGAAAGCAGGCAGGAATGACCGCGACGATCGAGGGAGCGGGCGCCGGGCTCGAGCGCTCCCTGCAGGACTCCGACCCGGCCGTGGCCGCCGCGATCGGCGCCGAGCTGGACCGCCAGCGCTCGACACTCGAGATGATCGCCAGTGAGAACTTCGCGCCCACGGCGGTGTGCGAGGCCCAGGGCTCGGTGCTCACCAACAAGTACGCCGAGGGCTATCCCGGCCGTCGTTACTACGGCGGCTGCGAGCACGTCGACGTGCTGGAGACGCTGGCGCTGGATCGGGTGAAGGCGCTCTTCGGCGCGCAGTTCGCCAATGTGCAGCCGCATTCGGGCGCGCAGGCCAACGCCGCAGCCATGGCCGCGCTGATCAAGCCCGGCGACAAGATCCTCGGCCTCTCGCTCGCCCACGGCGGGCACCTCACGCACGGCATGCGGATCAACTTCTCCGGCCTGCTCTACGACGTCGCCGCCTACGAAGTGTCCGAAAAGGACTTCCGGGTGGAGATGGACGAGGTCGCGCGGCTCGCGCGGGAGCACCGGCCGAAGCTGGTCATCGCCGGCTGGTCGGCCTACCCCCGTCAGCTGGACTTCGCGCGGTTCCGCGAGATCGCCGACGAGGTCGGCGCGTACCTGCTGGTCGACATGGCCCACTTCGCCGGCCTGGTCGCGGCCGGGCTGCACCCCTCGCCGGTGCCGCACGCGCACGTCACGACGACCACCACGCACAAGACCCTCGGCGGCCCGCGCGGCGGCGTGATCCTGACGAACGACCCGGCGCTGGCCAAGAAGGTCAACTCCGCGGTGTTCCCCGGCCAGCAGGGCGGCCCGCTGGAGCACGTGATCGCGGCCAAGGCGGTGGCGTTCAAGATGGCCGCCGAGCCCGCGTTCGCCGAGCGCCAGCAGCGCACGCTGCGCGGCGCGAAGATCCTGGCCGAGCGGCTGCTGGCCGAGGACACCACCGCGGCGGGCGTCTCCGTGCTGACCGGCGGCACCGACGTCCACCTCGTGCTCGCCGACCTGCGCGCGTCCGAACTGGACGGCAAGCAGGGCGAGGACCGGCTGCACGAGGTCGGCATCACGGTCAACCGCAACGCCGTCCCGTTCGACCCGCGCCCGCCGATGGTCACCTCCGGCATCCGGATCGGCACCCCGGCGCTGGCCACCCGCGGCTTCGGCGACGACGAGTTCCGCGAGGTCGCCGACATCATCGCCACGGCGTTGCTACCGGGCTTCGACCAAGCCGTCGCCGAGAAGCTGCGGGGCCGTGTCGCCGCGCTGACCGACCGTTTCCCGCTGTACCCGCACCTGGGAGCCGCCCGATGACCCGCACCCCCGGCGCCGACCTGCCGGAGCACCCGGACTTCCTCTGGGACAACCCGGACCCGAAGCGCGCCTACGACGTGGTGGTGGTCGGCGGTGGCGGGCACGGCCTGGCGACCGCGTACTACCTGGCGAAGGTGCACGGCATCACGAACGTCGCCGTGCTGGAGAAGGGCTGGCTCGCGGGCGGCAACATGGCCCGCAACACCACGATCATCCGCTCCAACTACCTGTTGGACGAGAGCTCCGGCATCTACGAGCACTCGCTCAGGCTGTGGGAGGGCCTCGAAGAAGACCTTGGCTACCCGATCCTGTTCAGCCAGCGCGGGGTGCTCAACCTCGCGCACAGCCTGCAGGACGTGCGCGACAGCGTGCGCCGCGTCGAGGCCAACAAGCTCAACGGCATCGACGCCGAGTGGGTGGACACCGCGCGGGTCAAGGAGATCTGCCCGATCGTGAACACCTCGCCCGACGTCCGCTACCCGGTGCTCGGCGCGACCTTCCAGCCGCGGGCGGGCATCGCCAAGCACGACTACGTCGCGTGGGGTTTCGCCCGCGCGGCCGCCGCGATGGGCGTCGACCTGATCCAGAACTGCGAGGTCACCGGGATCGAGCAGCGGGACGGGCGGGTGACGGCGGTGGAGACCAGCCGCGGCCGGATCGCCGCGGGCAAGGTCGCGCTGTGCGCCGCCGGGCACTCGTCGGTGCTGGGGAAGATGGCCGGGATCGACCTGCCGCTGGTGTCGCACCCGTTGCAGGCGCTGGTGTCCGAGCTGCTGGAGCCCGTGCACCCGACCGTGGTGATGTCGAACGCCGTGCACGTCTACGTTTCCCAGGCGCACAAGGGCGAGCTGGTGATGGGCGCGGGGATCGACAGCTACTCCGGTTACGGCCAGCGCGGCTCGTTCCACATCATCGAGGAGCAGATGTCGGCGGCGCTGGAGCTGTTCCCGGTGTTCGCGCGGGCGCACCTGCTGCGCACCTGGGCCGGCATCGTCGACGTCACGCCGGACGCGTCGCCGATCGTCGGGCTGACGCCGGTGGAGAACCTGTTCCTCAACTGCGGCTGGGGCACCGGCGGCTTCAAGGCCACCCCCGGCGTCGGCGACTGCTTCGCGCACACCATCGCGAAGGGCAAGCCGCACCCGTACGCCGAGCCGTTCACCCTCGACCGGTTCACCACCGGCGCCCTCGTCGACGAGCACGGCGCCGCCGCCGTCGCGCATTAGGAGCCTTGATGCAACTCATCCCCTGCCCGTGGTGCGGGCCGCGTGAAGAGGCCGAGTTCCACTACGGCGGCCAGGCCCACGTCGCCTACCCCGCCGACCCGTCGGCGCTGTCGGACGCCGAGTGGGCGAAGTTCGTGTTCTTCCGCGCCAACCCGAGCGGGCCGCTGGCCGAGCGGTGGAGCCACAGCGCGGGCTGCCGCCGCTGGTTCAACGCCGTCCGCGACACCCGCACCCACGATCTGCTGGCGGTCTACCGCCTCGACGAGCCCCGGCCGGTGACCCCGTGAACGACTTCCGACTCCCCGCGGGCGGCCACGTCGACCGTGGCACGACCCTGCACTTCACCTTCGACGGCCGGGAGCTCACCGGCCACCCCGGCGACACGCTCGCCTCGGCGCTGCTCGCGAACGGCGTCCACCAGGTCGCCACGAGCATCCGCCACGGCCGCCCGCGCGGCATCATGGCGGCGGGTGTCGAGGACGCGAACGCGGTGGTACAGCTGGAAAAGCCGTTCCCCGAGCCGATGCTGACGGCGACCGTGGTGGAGCTGTTCGACGGCCTCGTCGCGCGCGGCCTGCCCGGCCAGGGCCGTCTGGCCACCGAGCCCGACCCCGCCCGTTACGACGCGAAGCACGTGCACTGCGACGTTCTCGTGGTCGGCGCGGGACCGGCCGGTCTGACCGCGGCGCAGACGGCGGCGCGGGCCGGGGCGCGGGTGGTGCTCGTGGACGACCAGCCGGAGCCGGGGGGCTCGCTGCTGGGCTCCGGCGAGTACATCGGCCTCAAGCCCGCCGTCGAATGGGCGCGCACGGTCGCGGCCGAGCTGCGTGACACGCCGGATGTCCTGGTGCTGGAGCGAACGACCGCCTTCGGGGCCTACGACGACGGGTTCGTGCTCGCGTTGCAGCGCCGTACCGATCACCTCGGGGCGGCGGCGCCGGAAGACGCGACGCGGCAACGGGTCTGGCGGATCCGCGCGAAGCAGACCGTGTTCGCGACCGGCGCCCACGAGCGACCGGTGGTGTTCGCGGACAACGACCGGCCCGGCATCCTGCTCGCCGACGCCGCTCGCACGTATCTGCACCGCTATGGCGTGCTGCCCGGCCGTCGCGCGGTCGTGTTTACCACCGGCGACAGCGCGTACGCCGCCGCGGTCGACCTGGCCGACGCCGGGGTGGAGGTCGCGCTCATCGTGGACGCCCGGCCGGACGCCCCGGCGGGCTGGGCCGCCGCCTGTGCCG
This genomic interval carries:
- a CDS encoding aldehyde dehydrogenase family protein; its protein translation is MKDLHIDGIWTEASEGARAEVLNPATGEVLRTVAVAGPAEVGAAVTAARRAFDSGPWRTTTTGERADLLTRIAALLQRDREDLARTESLDTGKTLAEGRIDVDDVTAVFRYYASLAAADAGRVVDTGNPKAISRIVHEPVGVCALIAPWNYPLLQMAWKVAPALAAGNTVVLKPSEVTPLTTVSLVALTEEAGAPAGVVNLLLGPGPVGAALVEHPGVDLVSFTGGLATGEKIMAAAARGVRRVALELGGKNPNVVFDDADFDTALDYALAAAFVHSGQVCSAGARLIVQDGVHDRFVDELAARADRIRLGNGLDPDTEAGPLVSAAHRAKVEGYIAGAIKAGATLRAGGARPADEHLRHGFFLRPTVFSGCTRDMAVVREEVFGPVVTVERFATEAEAVELANDTDYGLAGAVWTSDAGRAQRVAGALRHGTVWINDYHPYLPQAEWGGFGKSGIGRELGPSGLDEYREAKHIYHNIEPAPQRWFAG
- the glyA gene encoding serine hydroxymethyltransferase, producing the protein MTATIEGAGAGLERSLQDSDPAVAAAIGAELDRQRSTLEMIASENFAPTAVCEAQGSVLTNKYAEGYPGRRYYGGCEHVDVLETLALDRVKALFGAQFANVQPHSGAQANAAAMAALIKPGDKILGLSLAHGGHLTHGMRINFSGLLYDVAAYEVSEKDFRVEMDEVARLAREHRPKLVIAGWSAYPRQLDFARFREIADEVGAYLLVDMAHFAGLVAAGLHPSPVPHAHVTTTTTHKTLGGPRGGVILTNDPALAKKVNSAVFPGQQGGPLEHVIAAKAVAFKMAAEPAFAERQQRTLRGAKILAERLLAEDTTAAGVSVLTGGTDVHLVLADLRASELDGKQGEDRLHEVGITVNRNAVPFDPRPPMVTSGIRIGTPALATRGFGDDEFREVADIIATALLPGFDQAVAEKLRGRVAALTDRFPLYPHLGAAR
- a CDS encoding GntR family transcriptional regulator; the encoded protein is MPVTGPSLAEQAYLFVRDRLVMLDIKPGDPINEEWLGGALGMGRTPIREALKRLEAERLVVAYPRRGTFATDVNISDLAHISEVRRTLEPAATAAAAERATEADRERLTALRERLDTGQPAENTDLLRIDLELHRAVYACVHNPFLEDTLIHYDNLATRIWCVFLPRLRGMAGHVNEHAPLLTAIIDGDAKKAAKLTLDHVTGFEQAIRALI
- a CDS encoding aromatic ring-hydroxylating oxygenase subunit alpha, which gives rise to MTTTDLPQSLLPTLSGRYYTDPAIFAREQEKIFETDWFCAVRCADLAAPGAFETVQIGRESVIVARARDGKLGAFLNVCRHRGARLCTEETGQVKRAFQCMYHAWTYGLDGKLIAAPNLTGMPDVDRTEYGLTRVHLREWLGYAWVSLAEEPPSFEGTVMADVADRLGGLQELDAYGIGDLALGKRIEYDVKANWKQIIENFMECYHCATIHPELTEVLPEFADGYAAQYFVGHGAEFGEEVAGFTVDGSEGVERLPGVGEHQDRKYYAITVRPQVFVNLVPDHVILHRMFPLAPDRTIVRCDWLYLPGVVESGVDLTRSVELFHRVNQQDFEACERCQLAMDSRSYARGGVLVPSEHHIGLFHDWVRARTEG
- a CDS encoding amino acid permease → MTTRSKPTGGGSAGSDGSDSSELAKFGYRQELERSLGSFSSFAAGFSYISIMTGVFQLFFFGFGSGGPAFIWTWPLVFVGQLAVALCFAELAGQFPLAGSVYQWAKQIAKPVTSWLAGWIMIIGAIVTAAAVAVAYQIILPQVSTAFQIVGSDADAGLTSTPGGAQNAIILALVLVVFATIVNIIGVKLMAKINNFGVAVELIASVLLIIALAVHIKRGPGLVFDTHGTGAGQPLGYLGAFLVASLMSAYVFYGFDTAGSLAEETTQPRRHAPRAILRAITAAFLVGGLMMLVGMMAVGDLNASELSTSGMPYLLKSTLGTGLGDAFLICSAIAITVCCLAVQTAAIRMTFAMARDGRLPFSKSLSKVSKRSKTPVVPALITGGLTVVVLLINLGNQRAFFVLTSTAIILFYIPYLMVTAPMLLRRLRGQWPRPGHGPYFKLGRWGTLINLVAVLYGAGMTINLLWPRAEVYGSDHWYFQWGAVLITALIVVVGGAMLLVRRRRWAAGHTSAEHQPDAPDAVTG
- a CDS encoding S-(hydroxymethyl)mycothiol dehydrogenase — encoded protein: MPQQVRGVVALKRGAPVEVVDIVVPDPGPGEAVVRVQACGVCHTDLHYREGGITDEFPFLLGHEAAGIVEAVGAGVTDVAPGDFVVLNWRAVCGVCRACRRGRPWYCFDTHNAAQPMTLADGTPLAPALGIGAFAEKTLVAAGQCTKVAPGVRPEVAGLLGCGVMAGIGAAINTGGVGRGDSVAVFGCGGVGGAAIAGAALAGATEVIAVDVDETKLALARRLGATRVVNAREADPVEAIRELTGGHGADVVIDAVGRPETFQQAFYARDLAGTVVLVGVPTPEMRLELPLIDVFSRGGAVKSSWYGDCLPARDFPMLLDLHRRGRLPLDEFVSETIELDGVERAFDTMRSGRVLRSVVTLP
- a CDS encoding sarcosine oxidase subunit delta, which encodes MQLIPCPWCGPREEAEFHYGGQAHVAYPADPSALSDAEWAKFVFFRANPSGPLAERWSHSAGCRRWFNAVRDTRTHDLLAVYRLDEPRPVTP
- a CDS encoding TetR/AcrR family transcriptional regulator — protein: MATRESAGRRLRGPNDPERRARIAKAAIQVVAERGIDGLTHRAVAAAADVPLGSTTYHFATLDDLLEVALHEAAENNVRELREWEQALAPDADFATALAELVMGYIHELYPHTVVEYDLYVAALHRPRLRPASAAWDDALIELFRSRTDPLTGRLLAGLFCGLLMQAALAEPQPDHAEIEALFRRAIEGPAA
- a CDS encoding sarcosine oxidase subunit beta family protein codes for the protein MTRTPGADLPEHPDFLWDNPDPKRAYDVVVVGGGGHGLATAYYLAKVHGITNVAVLEKGWLAGGNMARNTTIIRSNYLLDESSGIYEHSLRLWEGLEEDLGYPILFSQRGVLNLAHSLQDVRDSVRRVEANKLNGIDAEWVDTARVKEICPIVNTSPDVRYPVLGATFQPRAGIAKHDYVAWGFARAAAAMGVDLIQNCEVTGIEQRDGRVTAVETSRGRIAAGKVALCAAGHSSVLGKMAGIDLPLVSHPLQALVSELLEPVHPTVVMSNAVHVYVSQAHKGELVMGAGIDSYSGYGQRGSFHIIEEQMSAALELFPVFARAHLLRTWAGIVDVTPDASPIVGLTPVENLFLNCGWGTGGFKATPGVGDCFAHTIAKGKPHPYAEPFTLDRFTTGALVDEHGAAAVAH